The following coding sequences are from one Tachysurus vachellii isolate PV-2020 chromosome 7, HZAU_Pvac_v1, whole genome shotgun sequence window:
- the LOC132849021 gene encoding histone H3: protein MARTKQTARKSTGGKAPRKQLATKAARKSAPATGGVKKPHRYRPGTVALREIRRYQKSTELLIRKLPFQRLVREIAQDFKTDLRFQSSAVMALQEASEAYLVGLFEDTNLCAIHAKRVTIMPKDIQLARRIRGERA from the coding sequence ATGGCAAGAACCAAGCAGACCGCCCGTAAGTCCACTGGTGGCAAAGCGCCCAGGAAGCAGCTCGCCACCAAGGCTGCACGCAAGAGCGCCCCGGCTACCGGCGGCGTGAAGAAGCCTCACCGTTACAGGCCCGGCACCGTGGCTCTGAGGGAGATCCGCCGTTATCAGAAGTCTACTGAGCTGCTTATCCGCAAGCTGCCCTTCCAGCGCCTGGTGAGAGAAATCGCTCAGGATTTCAAGACCGACTTGCGTTTCCAGAGCTCGGCCGTCATGGCCTTGCAGGAGGCTAGCGAGGCGTACCTGGTCGGTCTGTTCGAGGACACCAACCTGTGCGCCATTCACGCCAAGAGAGTGACCATCATGCCTAAGGACATTCAGCTGGCCCGCCGTATTCGCGGAGAGCGCGCTTAA
- the LOC132848031 gene encoding histone H2B, with the protein MPEPAKTAPKKGSKKAVTKTAGKGGKKRRKTRKESYAIYVYKVLKQVHPDTGISSKAMGIMNSFVNDIFERIAGESSRLAHYNKRSTITSREIQTAVRLLLPGELAKHAVSEGTKAVTKYTSSK; encoded by the coding sequence ATGCCTGAACCAGCTAAGACCGCGCCTAAGAAGGGATCCAAGAAAGCCGTGACCAAGACGGCAGGTAAAGGCGGCAAGAAGCGCAGAAAGACCAGGAAGGAGAGTTACGCCATCTACGTGTACAAAGTGCTGAAGCAGGTGCACCCTGATACCGGTATCTCCTCTAAGGCCATGGGCATCATGAACTCGTTCGTCAACGACATTTTTGAGCGCATCGCCGGGGAGTCTTCTCGTCTTGCTCATTACAACAAGCgctccaccatcacctctaGGGAGATCCAGACTGCCGTGCGTCTGTTGCTTCCCGGAGAGTTGGCCAAGCACGCCGTGTCTGAGGGCACAAAGGCCGTCACCAAGTACACCAGCTCCAAGTAA